A genomic window from Aethina tumida isolate Nest 87 chromosome 4, icAetTumi1.1, whole genome shotgun sequence includes:
- the LOC109604114 gene encoding myosin-VIIa isoform X1: protein MVIVTRGDYIWIEPTPGNEFDVAIGARVVSAEGRRIAVRDDDGEEQWLSPDRRIKAMHATSIHGVEDMIGLGDLHEAGILRNLHIRYNENLIYTYTGSILVAVNPYQILPIYTAEQIKLYKERKIGELPPHIFAIGDNSYGNMRRYGQDQCIVISGESGAGKTESTKLILQYLAAISGKHSWIEQQILEANPILEAFGNAKTVRNDNSSRFGKYIDIHFNSNGVIEGAKIEQYLLEKSRIVSQNPDERNYHIFYCLLAGLGKEEKKKLELGDASQYRYLTGGGSITCEGRDDTAEFADIRSAMKVLLFSDQEIWEIMKLLAALLHIGNIKYKATVVDNLDATEIPDPTNVNRVANLLGVPPQPLIDALTRKTLFAHGETVVSTLSREQSVDVRDAFVKGIYGRMFVLIVKKINAAIYRPKERQRSSIGVLDIFGFENFNHNSFEQFCINYANENLQQFFVRHIFKLEQEEYNLEGINWQHIEFVDNQDSLDLIAIKQLNIMALIDEESKFPKGTDQTMLAKIHKTHGNHRNYLKPKSDINTSFGLNHFAGVVFYDTRGFLEKNRDTFSGDLLQLITISKNTFLQQIFAEDIGMGSETRKRAPTLSTQFKKSLDSLMRTLSNCQPFFIRCIKPNEYKKPMLFDRNLCCRQLRYSGMMETIRIRRAGYPIRHTFPEFVERYRFLIHGVPPAHKTDCRAATSRICSIVLGRSDYQLGHTKVFLKDAHDLFLEQERDRVLTKKILILQRCIRGWVYRRRFLRLKAATMTIQKYWKGYVQRQKYKRMRVGYMRLQALIRARVLSHRFRHLRGHIVGLQAHARGYLVRREYGHKMWAIIKIQSHVRRMIAQRKYKKIKFEHRKHLEALKLRKKEERELKDAGNKRAKEIAEQNYRERMYELERKEMELEREEKRRVEIKKNIINDAARKAEEPVDDSKLVEAMFDFLPDSSSEAPMPGRETSVFNDLPSQPSEHEIISPMQTMSEDDEDLSEFKFQKFAATYFQGNVGHQYSRKALKHPLLPLQTQGDQLAAQALWITILRFTGDLPEPRYHTMDRDNTSVMSKVTATLGRNFIRSKEFQEAQMMGLDPESFLKQKPRSIRNKLVSLTLKRKNKLGEDVRRKLQDEEYTADSYQSWLESRPTSNLEKLHFIIGHGILRAELRDEIYCQICKQLTNNPSKSSHARGWILLSLCVGCFAPSERFVSYLRAFIREGPPGYAPYCEDRLKRTFNNGTRNQPPSWLELQATKSKKPIMLPITFMDGNTKTLLADSATTARELCNQLSDKIGLKDQFGFSLYIALFDKVSSLGSGGDHVMDAISQCEQYAKEQGAQERNAPWRLFFRKEIFAPWHEPTEDQVATNLIYQQVVRGVKFGEYRCDKEEDLAMIAAQQYFIEYNTDMNVERLLTLLPNYIPDYCLTGVDKAVDRWAALVVQAFKKSYYVKEKISTLRVKEDVVSYAKFKWPLLFSRFYEAYRNSGPNLPKNDVIIAVNWTGVYVVDDQEQVLLELSFPEITTVSSQKTNKVFTQTFSLSTVRGEEFTFQSPNAEDIRDLVVYFLEGLKKRSKFVIALQDYKAPGEGSSFLTFLKGDLIILEEDSTGETVLNSGWCVGRCERTTEKGDFPAETVYVLPCMSKPPADILQLFSVEGAEHGRRLSQQYVNGTETRDRPYTLAEYAIDHFRPPVKRTMSKALTLSSGRRSVDDLWRHSRDPIKQPLLKKLQMKEELAEEACFAFSAILKYMGDLPSKRPRLGNEYTDHIFDGPLKHEILRDEIYCQIMKQLTDNRNRLSEERGWELMWLATGLFTCSQSLLKELTTFLRSRRHPISQDSLQRLQKTLRNGQRKYPPHQVEVEAIQHKTTQIFHKVYFPDDTDEAFEVDSSTRAKDFCQNISQRLSLRSSEGFSLFVKIADKVISVPEGDFFFDFVRHLTDWIRKARPTRDGITPQFSYQVFFMKKLWTNTVPGKDRNADLIFHFHQELPKLIRGYHKCSKEEASKLAALVYRVRFGESKQELQAIPQMLREMIPADLIKIQSANDWKRSIVAAYNQDAGMSPEDAKITFLKVVYRWPTFGSAFFEVKQTTDPNYPEMLLIAINKHGVSLIHPQSKEILVTHPFTRISNWSSGNTYFHMTIGNLVRGSKLLCETSLGYKMDDLLTSYISLMLTNMNKQRSIRIK from the exons ATGGTTATTGTGACACGG GGTGACTACATCTGGATCGAACCGACGCCCGGCAATGAATTCGACGTGGCGATCGGCGCCCGCGTCGTCTCCGCCGAGGGGCGACGGATCGCCGTCCGCGACGACGACGGCGAGGAGCAATGGCTGTCGCCTGACAGACGCATCAAGGCGATGCACGCCACCTCCATACACGGCGTCGAGGACATGATTGGACTCGGGGACCTGCACGAAGCTGGCATCCTTAGGAACCTTCACATCAGATACAATGAGAACCTCATCTAC ACTTACACTGGTTCCATTCTGGTGGCCGTCAACCCCTACCAAATCCTTCCAATCTACACAGCCGAACAAATCAAACTGTATAAAGAACGTAAAATCGGTGAACTACCTCCACATATTTTCGCAATCGGTGACAATTCCTATGGTAACATGAGAAGATACGGCCAGGATCAATGTATAGTCATCTCAGGAGAATCAG GTGCTGGAAAGACTGAAAGTACAAAACTAATCCTCCAATACTTGGCCGCCATCAGCGGCAAACACTCTTGGATCGAGCAGCAAATCCTCGAAGCCAATCCAATATTGGAAGCATTCGGAAACGCCAAGACTGTCCGAAACGACAATAGCTCACGTTTCGGCAAATACATAGACATTCACTTCAACTCAAACGGTGTTATTGAAGGTGCTAAAATAGAGCAGTACTTGTTGGAGAAGAGTAGGATAGTCTCCCAGAATCCAGACGAAAGGAACTACCACATATTTTACTGTCTGTTGGCTGGACTGGGCAAGGAAGAGAAGAAAAAACTTGAACTAGGTGATGCCAGCCAATACAGATATCTGACTGGT GGGGGCAGCATCACTTGCGAAGGCAGAGACGACACCGCCGAGTTTGCAGACATACGTAGTGCCATGAAAGTACTCCTGTTCTCCGACCAAGAGATCTGGGAAATAATGAAGCTGCTGGCCGCCTTGTTGCACATAGGAAATATCAAATACAAGGCCACAGTGGTGGATAACTTGGATGCAACTGAAATTCCCGACCCCACCAATGTGAATAGAGTAGCCAATTTGCTCGGGGTTCCCCCACAACCTCTCATAGACGCCTTAACTAGGAAGACACTTTTTGCTCACGGAGAGACTGTGGTTTCCACCTTATCCCGAGAACAAAGTGTCGACGTTAGGGACGCGTTTGTTAAAGGAATTTACGGCAGGATGTTCGTGTTGATAGTCAAGAAAATCAACGCCGCAATTTACAGACCAAAAGAACGACAGAGAAGTTCAATAGGAGTACTGGATATCTTCGGTTTTGAAAACTTCAATCACAATAGCTTCGAAcagttttgtattaattatgccAACGAAAATCTACAACAGTTCTTCGTTAGGCACATTTTTAAGTTAGAACAGGAGGAGTATAATCTTGAAGGCATCAATTGGCAACACATCGAGTTTGTTGATAATCAAGACTCTTTAGACTTAATTgccataaaacaattaaacatcATGGCCTTAATCGATGAAGAAAGTAAGTTCCCGAAAGGCACTGACCAAACCATGTTGGCTAAGATACACAAAACCCACGGAAATCACAGGAACTACCTCAAACCTAAATCAGACATCAATACTAGCTTTGGTCTTAACCACTTTGCTGGAGTTGTATTCTATGACACCAGAGGGTTCCTGGAAAAAAATCGTGACACCTTCAGTGGCGACCTATTGCAATTAATCACAATAAGCAAAAACACCTTCCTGCAACAAATATTCGCCGAGGACATCGGCATGGGATCCGAAACCAGAAAACGGGCACCAACCCTATCTACGCAGTTCAAAAAGAGCTTGGACTCTTTGATGAGAACCCTCTCGAACTGCCAGCCCTTCTTCATTCGATGCATCAAACCCAACGAATACAAAAAGCCCATGTTGTTCGACAGAAACCTCTGCTGCAGGCAACTACGTTACTCAGGAATGATGGAAACAATCAGAATTCGACGTGCCGGTTACCCCATCAGGCACACCTTCCCCGAATTCGTGGAGCGATACAGGTTTTTGATTCACGGCGTTCCACCGGCCCACAAAACCGATTGTCGAGCGGCCACGTCCAGAATTTGTTCGATTGTTTTAGGTAGATCTGATTATCAACTTGGCCATACTAAAGTGTTCCTCAAAGACGCCCACGATTTGTTCCTTGAACAAGAACGAGATCGAGTGCTAACCAAAAAGATTCTAATCCTGCAAAGGTGCATCAGAGGTTGGGTATACAGACGAAGGTTCCTCAGGTTGAAGGCTGCAACTATGACCATACAGAAATACTGGAAGGGATACGTCCAAAGACAGAAGTACAAGAGAATGAGGGTCGGTTACATGCGATTACAGGCTTTAATACGAGCCAGAGTTTTGTCTCACAGATTCAGACATCTGAGAGGTCACATTGTGGGGTTGCAAGCCCATGCAAGAGGTTATTTGGTAAGAAGAGAGTACGGTCACAAAATGTGGGCAATCATCAAGATCCAGTCACACGTAAGAAGGATGATTGCTCAAAGGAAATACAAGaagattaaatttgaacacagGAAGCATTTGGAAGCCTTGAAACTGAGAAAGAAGGAGGAACGTGAGCTCAAGGATGCCGGTAACAAGAGGGCTAAAGAAATAGCTGAACAAAATTACAGGGAACGTATGTACGAACTGGAAAGGAAGGAAATGGAATTGGAGAGAGAAGAGAAGCGAAgggttgaaattaaaaagaacatCATCAACGACGCAGCTAGAAAAGCTGAAGAACCCGTTGACGATTCGAAACTTGTTGAAGCTATGTTTGATTTCCTCCCTGACAGCTCTAGTGAAGCCCCAATGCCTG GTCGTGAAACATCAGTTTTCAACGATTTGCCGTCTCAACCATCAGAACATGAAATAATTAGTCCAATGCAGACAATGTCGGAAGACGATGAGGATCTGAGTGAGTTCAAGTTCCAGAAATTCGCCGCCACCTATTTCCAAGGCAATGTTGGACATCAGTACTCGAGGAAAGCTTTGAAACATCCTTTATTACCACTACAAACTCAAGGAGATCAATTG GCCGCACAAGCTCTTTGGATAACAATTCTTCGATTCACTGGAGACCTTCCAGAACCAAGATACCACACAATGGATAGAGATAACACCTCCGTCATGTCCAAAGTGACAGCAACTCTAGGAAGGAATTTTATTAGAAGCAAGGAGTTCCAAGAAGCACAAATGATGGGTTTAGACCCCGAGTCattcttaaaacaaaaaccCAGGTCGATCAGAAACAAATTGGTTTCTTTGACACTAAAACGTAAAAACAAATTGGGAGAAGACGTACGTCGAAAACTGCAGGACGAAGAGTACACAGCTGACAGTTATCAGTCTTGGTTGGAGTCACGACCTACGTCCAATTTGGAGAAGTTACACTTCATCATTGGACACGGTATTTTAAGGGCCGAACTGCGGGATGAAATCTACTGTCAAATCTGCAAACAACTCACCAACAATCCGTCCAAGTCTTCCCACGCAAGAGGCTGGATTCTGCTGTCCTTGTGCGTTGGCTGTTTCGCACCTTCCGAAAGATTCGTCAGCTACTTGAGGGCATTCATCAGGGAGGGCCCTCCAGGTTACGCACCGTACTGCGAAGACCGTTTGAAGAGGACCTTCAACAACGGCACCAGAAATCAACCGCCCAGTTGGTTGGAGCTTCAAGCTACGAAATCCAAGAAGCCCATTATGCTCCCCATAACGTTCATGGACGGCAACACCAAGACGTTGCTGGCGGATTCGGCGACCACCGCCAGAGAATTGTGCAACCAACTGTCGGACAAAATCGGTCTGAAGGACCAGTTCGGATTTTCCTTGTACATAGCGTTGTTCGACAAGGTGTCGTCGCTGGGCAGCGGCGGCGACCACGTCATGGACGCGATATCCCAATGCGAACAGTACGCCAAAGAGCAGGGGGCGCAGGAAAGGAACGCGCCCTGGAGGTTGTTCTTCAGGAAGGAGATATTCGCTCCCTGGCACGAGCCAACCGAAGATCAGGTTGCCACCAATTTGATCTATCAGCAGGTCGTGCGAGGCGTGAAGTTCGGAGAGTACCGGTGCGATAAAGAGGAGGACCTGGCCATGATAGCTGCGCAACAGTACTTCATCGAGTACAACACCGACATGAACGTGGAGCGACTGTTGACGCTTTTGCCCAACTACATCCCGGATTACTGTTTGACCGGTGTGGATAAAGCTGTGGACAGGTGGGCCGCTTTGGTCGTCCAAGCCTTCAAGAAGAGCTACTACGTCAAGGAGAAGATTTCGACGTTGAGGGTGAAGGAGGACGTTGTGAGTTATGCCAAGTTCAAATGGCCGTTGTTGTTTTCGCGTTTTTACGAGGCGTACAGGAATTCTGGGCCTAATCTGCCCAAAAACGATGTCATTATAGCTGTAAACTGGACCGGCGTCTACGTTGTTGATGACCAGGAACAAGTACTGCTAGAGCTGTCATTCCCGGAGATCACCACAGTTTCAAGTCAAAAAACCAACAAAGTTTTCACGCAGACCTTCAGCTTGAGCACGGTGAGAGGTGAAGAGTTCACCTTCCAAAGTCCCAACGCTGAGGACATTCGAGATTTGGTCGTCTACTTCTTGGAGGGACTGAAGAAGAGGTCGAAATTCGTAATAGCACTGCAGGACTACAAGGCACCGGGAGAGGGATCCAGTTTCCTCACGTTCCTCAAAGGGGATCTGATAATTTTAGAAGAGGATAGTACCGGTGAAACTGTTTTGAATTCTGGCTGGTGTGTGGGGCGTTGCGAAAGGACGACTGAAAAGGGCGACTTCCCTGCTGAGACCGTCTACGTTTTGCCTTGTATGTCGAAACCTCCAGCTGATATCCTTCAATTATTCTCCGTAGAAG GAGCAGAACACGGCAGGCGCCTGAGCCAGCAGTACGTAAATGGCACCGAGACCAGAGACCGACCCTACACCCTCGCCGAATACGCGATCGACCATTTCCGACCGCCAGTGAAACGCACCATGTCCAAAGCACTGACCCTCTCGTCGGGTCGCAGGAGCGTCGACGACCTGTGGCGACACTCGCGCGACCCCATCAAACAGCCGCTGCTCAAGAAGCTGCAGATGAAGGAGGAGCTCGCTGAGGAGGCCTGCTTCGCCTTCAGTGCCATCCTGAAGTACATGGGGGATCTGCCCTCCAAGAGGCCCAGGCTGGGCAACGAGTACACCGATCACATCTTCGACGGGCCCCTGAAACACGAGATCCTGAG GGATGAGATTTACTGTCAAATCATGAAGCAACTCACCGACAACAGAAACCGCCTGTCGGAAGAAAGGGGGTGGGAACTCATGTGGTTGGCCACGGGTCTCTTCACGTGCTCACAAAGCCTCCTCAAGGAGCTGACGACGTTCCTGAGAAGTAGAAGACACCCGATTTCCCAGGATTCGTTGCAGAGGTTGCAAAAGACGTTGCGCAACGGTCAGAGGAAGTACCCTCCACACCAGGTGGAGGTCGAAGCCATACAGCACAAGACCACGCAGATATTCCACAAGGTATACTTCCCGGATGACACCGACGAAGCTTTCGAAGTCGACTCGAGCACAAGGGCCAAAGACTTCTGTCAGAATATTAGTCAGAGACTGAGCCTAAGGTCTAGTGAAGGTTTTAGTTTGTTTGTTAAGATTGCAGACAAA GTTATTTCGGTACCTGAAGGTGACTTCTTCTTCGACTTCGTGCGTCACCTAACGGACTGGATTAGAAAGGCGAGACCCACAAGGGACGGCATAACTCCTCAGTTCTCCTACCAAGTGTTCTTCATGAAGAAACTGTGGACAAATACAGTCCCCGGCAAAGATAGGAACGCAGACTTGATATTCCACTTCCACCAAGAGCTTCCCAAGCTAATAAGAGGGTACCACAAGTGTTCCAAAGAGGAGGCCTCCAAATTGGCCGCCTTGGTTTACAGGGTCAGGTTTGGGGAGAGCAAACAGGAGCTTCAGGCAATACC ACAAATGTTGAGGGAAATGATACCTGcagatttgataaaaattcaaagCGCCAACGATTGGAAACGCAGCATTGTGGCTGCCTACAATCAAGATGCTGGTATGAGTCCGGAGGATGccaaaatcacatttttgaaGGTTGTTTATCGTTGGCCAACGTTTGGGTCTGCCTTCTTCGAAGTGAAACAAACCACTGATCCCAATTACCCCGAAATGCTTCTGATAGCTATTAATAAACATGGAGTTAGTCTAATTCATCCTCAGTCAAAG GAAATCTTAGTCACACACCCCTTCACCAGGATATCGAATTGGTCGTCGGGCAACACGTATTTCCACATGACCATCGGGAATTTGGTGCGGGGCTCGAAGCTCCTGTGCGAAACTTCGCTGGGTTATAAAATGGACGATCTTCTGACCTCTTACATATCTTTGATGCTGACGAACATGAATAAACAGAGGAGTATAAGGATAAAGTGA